The genomic DNA AATCAAATACTTCCAACCCCGAATTTCACCGAATTTATCTATCGCAAATTCTGTTCGATAATCCGGCGGTATAATTCGACACCGACCTGCTGCGGCGACCTGTCGTTCTGATCGACTTCCAAATTCATCTTTCGCATGACTTCAGCGGAAATGCTGTCCTCCAGTTTCCTGATATTCCGGATTAGCACACTAGATGAACTCATTTCAGGGCTGAGTAAAACGACTGCATCATACGGCGGAAAGACACCCGCCGGATCTTCGAGAATCGTCAGGTTGTAGGCATCGATGCGGCCGTCGGTGGTATAGGCACTGATTACATCAACCTGATCCTCCCGAATCGCCTCGTACATAAGAACCGCATCCATAGATCGGGTTGCCTTAAAATGTAAATCGTACTCTTCCTGAAGCCTGGACCATTCCGGCCGCCCGAAGAACTCCACGTCGCTGCCCATAACCAGTGAGTTCTGATATCGTCTGAGATCATCAATGCCTTCAATCCCGAGTTTCGCCGCTTCGCTTCCCTTCATGGCCAGACAATAGGCGTTTTCGAACCCCAATGGGACGGCCACGGTGACTCCGTATTTTTCGCTGAGATAATCGGATAATTGATTTAATAATTGATCCGGATCCGTCGGCATTTCCTTGTTTTTCATGTGCATATTCCAGAGTGTGCCGGAATAATCTACGTATATATCTATTTGATTTTCCACCAGCGCATCGAACGCCACCGTCGACCCGAGATTTTGTACTTTCTCCGTGGAATACCCAATCTCCCGGTCCACGTATTGGCTGAGGAACTCACTCAGGATATACTGTTCGGTGAACGGTTTACTCCCGATGGTAATAGTCTTATCCTTCTCTGCAGAAAAACCGGGTGTTCCGATTCCGAGCGTTCCGGCAAGAATCAGGACAATTGCCGATGCCACTGAAGCGATCCAGATTTTTCCCCGGTTCTGCTCTCGAACTCCGGTCTCGAAGGCATGGATAATCCAATCCAGTATCAACGCCAATACTGCCGCGGCAACGCATCCCACCAAAATCGCTGCATTATTTCTGGTCTGGAGTCCGCTAAAAATAAAATTCCCCAACGAAGTGGCGCCTACGGGAGTGGAGAGCGTGGCAATACCCACGACCCACACCGTTGCGGTGCGGAGTCCCGCAATAATCACCGGAATGGCCAGCGGCAATTGTACCATGCGCAATAGCTGTTTATTTGTCATACCGATTCCTCTTCCCGCTTCAACGATATCGGCATCGATTTCCCTGATTCCGACCACGGTATTCCGCAAGATCGGGAGAAGGCTGTACAGAGTCAGCGCAACCAGCGCCGGAATAATGCCGATCATATTCAGTAGCGGAACCATTATAGCCAATAGGGCGAGACCTGGTATGGTCTGGATCACACCGGCCACGCCAAGAATTGTCGACTCCATCCGCTTAAACCGGGTAGCCACAATCCCCAGGGGAATACTGATTCCGGCGCCGAAGCCCAACGCAACGAGTACCAGTCGAAGGTGTCCGCCGAGGTAAGACGGTAGATATTGTAGCTGTTCCTGGATTCCTGCCATCATTCGTGGGTTAGCTGTTCCAGCGCATCGGCCTGGCGTTTTGGCGTTTCCATGAGCCGTGCCACATATTCGTCGGCTGGATGGTTTACCATCTCCCCCGGAGTATCAATTTGTATTAAGGCGCCATCCCGCATAACCGCAATCCGATCACCCATGAGCAGGGCTTCGGTCATATCATGGGTCACAAACACCGTGGTCACGCCGAGTTGCTTTCGGATGGACTGGTATTCCTCCTGTAACTGAACCCTTGTGAGTGGATCGAGCGCACCAAACGGTTCGTCCATCAGCATAATATCGGGACGGGCTGCCAGGGCCCGCGCAACCCCGATCCGCTGCTGCTGACCGCCGGAGAGTTGCGCCGGTTTCCGGTTAGCGAACTCCTCCGGTGGAAGATTCAACAGGTCGAGCAATTCACGGATGCGTTCATTCCGCAGCTCGTCACTCCAGCCTGATAGCTTCGGGATAATCCCGACATTTTCCCCAACCGTCATATGCGGAAACAGTCCGATTCCCTGAAATACATATCCGATTTGTCTGCGAAGCACGACCACATCGATATCCATTGTGGGAGTCCCGTCGATAGTAATAGCGCCGGAATCCGGTTCAATGAGGCGGTTAATCATCTTTAGCGTTGTGGTTTTTCCGCAGCCGCTGGTACCCAGGAGCACCAACAGTTCGCCCTGGTTCACGTTCAGTGTCAGTTTATCAACTGCAATAGTACTATTATACTGTTTGGAAACCCGTTCAAGGTGTATCATACGTTGACTATTTCTCAGGTTGGTAAAATATCAGCCACTTAGCCTGCTCAGGGAGAGGCCGAAATATTCGCGGTCGTCTGTAAACCATTCCAGTGGCTCCAGGCCAGCGTGTACAAGCAGGTGTTCTACTCGTTCACGCGTATATTTACAGCTGATTTCCGTGCGAATTGACTCACCCTTTCGAAACGACACTTCCATCTCCAACTCACTGATATGAACAACTTGCTTCTCCCGGGAGATTAAATGTATCTCAATCTGTGCCTCCCAGGGATTGTAGAAGGCGTGATGCTGAAAGGTATCCGAGTTAAAATCCGCACTCATACGCCGGTTTATGATCTGCAGTATATTCTTGTTAAATGCAGCTGTCACGCCCTGCGAATCGTTGTACGCACGTTCGAGTATGTTCACGTCTTTTACAAGATCGATGCCCAGGAGAAACCGGTCTTTGGGCGTCATTTGGTCGGTGATCATGGCGAAAAATTCGTCCGCCTCTGAGTCAGTGAGATTTCCGATGGTCGAGCCCAGAAAAGCTATGAGCCGGGGTTCGTCTGAATGCGGTAACTCTATTGGTT from Candidatus Neomarinimicrobiota bacterium includes the following:
- a CDS encoding ABC transporter permease/substrate-binding protein — its product is MQEQLQYLPSYLGGHLRLVLVALGFGAGISIPLGIVATRFKRMESTILGVAGVIQTIPGLALLAIMVPLLNMIGIIPALVALTLYSLLPILRNTVVGIREIDADIVEAGRGIGMTNKQLLRMVQLPLAIPVIIAGLRTATVWVVGIATLSTPVGATSLGNFIFSGLQTRNNAAILVGCVAAAVLALILDWIIHAFETGVREQNRGKIWIASVASAIVLILAGTLGIGTPGFSAEKDKTITIGSKPFTEQYILSEFLSQYVDREIGYSTEKVQNLGSTVAFDALVENQIDIYVDYSGTLWNMHMKNKEMPTDPDQLLNQLSDYLSEKYGVTVAVPLGFENAYCLAMKGSEAAKLGIEGIDDLRRYQNSLVMGSDVEFFGRPEWSRLQEEYDLHFKATRSMDAVLMYEAIREDQVDVISAYTTDGRIDAYNLTILEDPAGVFPPYDAVVLLSPEMSSSSVLIRNIRKLEDSISAEVMRKMNLEVDQNDRSPQQVGVELYRRIIEQNLR
- a CDS encoding ABC transporter ATP-binding protein; the encoded protein is MIHLERVSKQYNSTIAVDKLTLNVNQGELLVLLGTSGCGKTTTLKMINRLIEPDSGAITIDGTPTMDIDVVVLRRQIGYVFQGIGLFPHMTVGENVGIIPKLSGWSDELRNERIRELLDLLNLPPEEFANRKPAQLSGGQQQRIGVARALAARPDIMLMDEPFGALDPLTRVQLQEEYQSIRKQLGVTTVFVTHDMTEALLMGDRIAVMRDGALIQIDTPGEMVNHPADEYVARLMETPKRQADALEQLTHE
- the egtD gene encoding L-histidine N(alpha)-methyltransferase, which produces MSAPVATATNQIEITAANHPGDSFAEDIRDGLTRDPKVLFPKYLYDERGSELFARICTLPEYYQTRTERKILAEISKELIEQHQPVTLVEYGAGAATKTKILLDAMRDANLLHRYVPIDVSAEFLRRAAGSLAEDYPGMQIHGLTGDFLEPIELPHSDEPRLIAFLGSTIGNLTDSEADEFFAMITDQMTPKDRFLLGIDLVKDVNILERAYNDSQGVTAAFNKNILQIINRRMSADFNSDTFQHHAFYNPWEAQIEIHLISREKQVVHISELEMEVSFRKGESIRTEISCKYTRERVEHLLVHAGLEPLEWFTDDREYFGLSLSRLSG